The proteins below come from a single Agrococcus beijingensis genomic window:
- a CDS encoding YciI family protein: MQYMLIMRATDEAVEAYKQIPFEQVIEAMGKYNESMIDAGVLTAGEGLSDASEGFVVDFSADPPLVTDGPYGETKELFNGFWILEVSSKEEAAEWAKRCPLGPGSKLEVRRVQGVDDFPADNEWIQKEEGWREEEAARRAASTPGGSAG, translated from the coding sequence ATGCAGTACATGCTCATCATGCGCGCGACCGACGAGGCCGTCGAGGCGTACAAGCAGATCCCCTTCGAGCAGGTCATCGAGGCGATGGGGAAGTACAACGAGTCGATGATCGACGCCGGCGTGCTGACCGCCGGCGAGGGCCTCAGCGACGCCAGCGAGGGCTTCGTCGTCGACTTCAGCGCCGACCCGCCGCTGGTCACCGACGGCCCGTACGGCGAGACGAAGGAGCTCTTCAACGGCTTCTGGATCCTCGAGGTCTCGTCGAAGGAGGAGGCCGCCGAGTGGGCGAAGCGCTGCCCGCTGGGGCCCGGCTCGAAGCTCGAGGTGCGCCGCGTGCAGGGCGTCGACGACTTCCCGGCCGACAACGAGTGGATCCAGAAGGAGGAGGGCTGGCGCGAGGAGGAGGCCGCACGCCGAGCCGCGAGCACCCCCGGCGGCAGCGCGGGCTGA